The Flavobacterium piscisymbiosum genome includes a region encoding these proteins:
- a CDS encoding lycopene cyclase family protein, translating into MASSQIPHFNYIFTGTGLSALMTVYKMVLSGKFSDKSILLLDEDAKKTNDRTWCFWAKEETLWKSVISKKWDSALFANEDFSRDLILEPYQYNQIRGLDFYNFVFEELSKHQNITFLNEKVTDINELETHVFVGTEDNRYTCDYLFNSIYTKAFALSQTKYPVLQQHFVGWFVKSETEIFNPDQATFMDFSVEQRGNTRFMYVLPISKAEALVEYTLFSEDLLAKEEYENEIQIYLRNLGADQYTIVEKEQGSIPMTCFPFWKKNTKRVLNIGTAGGWTKASTGYTFRNSDKKSSELVVFLDNKNSSPETSESLKMSNFHKKTRFWFYDLLLLDILHRHNELGSTIFSSMFKKGNPALIFKFLDEETTLVQDVKVILKCPKLPFIKALFRVIFLSKKS; encoded by the coding sequence ATGGCTTCTTCACAAATTCCACACTTCAATTATATCTTTACCGGAACAGGTTTATCTGCTTTGATGACCGTTTATAAAATGGTTTTGTCTGGGAAATTCAGCGATAAATCTATTTTGTTATTAGATGAAGATGCAAAAAAGACCAATGACAGAACCTGGTGTTTTTGGGCAAAAGAGGAAACGCTTTGGAAGTCTGTTATCTCAAAAAAATGGGATTCGGCTTTGTTTGCCAATGAAGATTTCAGTCGTGATTTAATACTTGAACCTTATCAATACAATCAAATTCGAGGATTAGACTTTTATAATTTTGTTTTTGAGGAACTTTCGAAACATCAAAATATTACTTTTTTAAACGAAAAAGTAACCGATATCAATGAACTCGAAACGCATGTTTTTGTGGGAACCGAGGACAATCGATATACTTGCGATTATTTATTCAACAGTATTTATACCAAAGCTTTTGCTTTAAGTCAGACCAAATATCCGGTTCTGCAACAGCATTTTGTGGGGTGGTTTGTAAAAAGTGAAACTGAAATTTTTAATCCTGACCAGGCTACTTTCATGGATTTTTCGGTAGAACAAAGAGGGAATACGCGTTTTATGTATGTTTTACCCATTTCTAAAGCCGAAGCTTTAGTCGAATACACTTTGTTTTCTGAAGATCTTCTCGCAAAAGAAGAATACGAAAATGAGATTCAAATTTATTTGAGAAACCTGGGAGCCGATCAATACACAATTGTAGAAAAGGAGCAGGGTAGTATTCCAATGACGTGTTTTCCTTTTTGGAAAAAGAATACCAAACGAGTGCTGAATATAGGAACTGCCGGCGGATGGACAAAAGCGAGTACAGGTTATACTTTTAGAAATTCGGATAAAAAATCATCTGAACTGGTTGTGTTTTTAGATAATAAAAATTCTTCTCCCGAAACTTCGGAATCGCTCAAAATGTCAAATTTTCATAAAAAAACCAGATTTTGGTTTTATGATTTGTTGCTTTTAGATATTCTACATCGCCATAATGAATTGGGAAGTACTATTTTTTCATCCATGTTCAAAAAAGGAAATCCCGCTTTGATATTTAAATTTCTGGATGAAGAAACCACTTTAGTCCAAGATGTTAAAGTTATTTTAAAGTGTCCTAAATTACCATTTATAAAAGCGTTATTTAGAGTGATTTTTCTTTCAAAAAAATCATAA
- a CDS encoding thioredoxin family protein: protein MKKLALIIFFLGITSTGFCQLKSKSFEEVDSLQYFQKKKIIVFIHTDWCQFCQRMKNTTFKNQDIIQKLNSDFYFIDLNAEEKRDITFNNQTFKYKPSGNNVGVHELALQLGTMNNQIVYPVLCVLNEKREIILQYNNYLNPKDFKLLLEKLKE, encoded by the coding sequence ATGAAAAAGCTAGCCTTAATTATTTTCTTTTTGGGAATTACTTCAACAGGATTTTGCCAACTCAAAAGCAAATCTTTTGAGGAAGTAGATAGTTTGCAATACTTTCAAAAGAAGAAAATAATCGTTTTCATTCATACCGATTGGTGTCAGTTTTGCCAAAGAATGAAAAATACGACTTTCAAAAATCAGGATATTATCCAAAAACTAAATTCTGATTTTTATTTTATTGATTTGAATGCCGAGGAAAAACGAGATATTACTTTTAATAATCAGACTTTTAAATACAAACCATCGGGAAATAATGTTGGCGTTCATGAACTGGCTTTGCAATTAGGAACCATGAACAACCAAATTGTATATCCGGTTTTGTGTGTTCTGAATGAAAAACGAGAGATTATCCTACAATACAATAACTATCTTAACCCAAAGGATTTTAAACTGCTTTTAGAAAAATTGAAAGAATAA